Proteins from one Nicotiana tabacum cultivar K326 chromosome 23, ASM71507v2, whole genome shotgun sequence genomic window:
- the LOC107818112 gene encoding uncharacterized protein LOC107818112: MSKTKIIPAHQILLCIFTFVFFTVHVNSQPSSNQEKTILLQLKQQLSTTSPFFLNHWTSSSDQCTWPEISCTHDNSVSAIRLVNLNISKPIPPFICDLKNLTFLDVNYNLIPGPFPTLLYNCTNLEYLDLSFNFMNSSLPNDINRLSPKLQYFNITANFFTGDIPPAIGGLKQLKELQFASNAFHGSFPAEIGDLTNLESLILNLNKFAPQEIPSSFTKLKKLKYIWMSEINLIGEIPESIGNMSALEVLDLSVNGLSGNIPNSLFQTKNLTIVYLYTNRLSGEIPQIIESFNLEVLDLSNNSLTGKIPENFGELTKMTGLSLFMNQLSGNLPIGIGKLPVLVDVKLFGNSLSGEIPPDFGRSSMLRDFQVSQNHFTGKLPEALCYNKVLLVMLAFNNNLTGELPESLGNCNSLRAVRVEKNRLTGKIPDGLWTAKNLSTFLLNDNLLTGQLPERVASNLSQVDIRNNQFSGGLPAEMGTWYNLRVFRASNNLFTGKIPEELTVLPKLTELLLDGNKLSGSFPSKIVSWNSLTTLKTSRNQISGQIPAALGLLPNLIDLDLSSNLLSGEIPPEIGNLKLSSLNLSSNRLTGRIPVELENAAFDRSFLSNPGLCASDPSVGLGFCKGKTGKSDKLPVKLLAALASVGGVATLVAALYSLFVLRSYRKRKQELVLTWKLTSFHKLDFTEADIVPNLTEKNTIGSGGSGQVYLVPLNRSGNYVAVKKIWNNQKLDHKLEKEFLAEVQILGTVRHSNIVKLLCCISSEESKLLVYEYMESRSLDIWLQQNKRLSNVSDLVLEWPKRLQIAIGAARGLCYMHHDCSPPIIHRDVKSSNVLLDSCFNAKIADFGLARILAKPGDNTVTAVAGSFGYIAPEYARTTKVNEKIDVYSFGVILLELVTGKEANYGDEDSCLADWAWRRIQQGYPIVNVLDETIKEPQYLDEMCNVFKLGIFCTSTFPSSRPTMKQVLQILLQCNNTLVSGEKKNETERDASPLLKNSRRERIEDNDDVGFISLI; this comes from the exons ATGTCCAAAACTAAAATAATCCCAGCTCACCAAATCCTTCTCTGCATTTTCACTTTTGTCTTTTTCACCGTTCATGTAAATTCCCAGCCTAGCTCCAATCAAGAAAAAACCATTTTACTTCAACTAAAACAACAATTGTCCACCACTTCTCCTTTCTTCCTCAACCACTGGACTTCATCATCAGACCAGTGCACTTGGCCGGAGATCAGCTGCACACATGATAATTCAGTCAGCGCCATTCGTCTCGTTAATCTCAACATTTCCAAACCAATCCCACCATTTATTTGTGACCTCAAAAACCTCACCTTTCTTGATGTTAACTACAACCTCATCCCTGGTCCTTTCCCTACTCTTCTTTACAACTGTACCAATCTTGAATACTTAGACCTTTCTTTTAACTTCATGAACAGCAGCCTTCCTAATGACATCAACCGGCTTTCGCCTAAGCTTCAGTACTTCAACATAACAGCAAATTTCTTTACTGGTGACATTCCTCCAGCAATTGGAGGTCTAAAACAGCTCAAAGAACTTCAGTTTGCTTCAAACGCTTTCCATGGCTCTTTCCCGGCTGAAATTGGCGACTTGACGAATCTTGAATCTCTGATTCTGAATCTCAATAAGTTTGCACCTCAAGAAATACCATCAAGTTTTACCAAGTTGAAGAAACTCAAATATATCTGGATGAGTGAAATAAATTTGATAGGAGAAATCCCAGAAAGCATTGGCAACATGTCAGCTTTGGAAGTCTTGGACTTATCGGTAAATGGATTGAGTGGTAACATCCCTAACAGTTTGTTTCAGACAAAGAATTTGACCATAGTTTATCTCTACACCAATAGATTGTCAGGAGAGATTCCTCAGATTATTGAGTCCTTCAATTTGGAGGTTCTTGATTTGTCTAACAACAGCTTAACAGGGAAGATACCAGAAAATTTTGGAGAGCTGACCAAAATGACAGGGTTATCTCTGTTTATGAACCAATTATCAGGGAATTTACCAATAGGCATAGGCAAATTGCCAGTATTGGTAGATGTTAAGCTTTTTGGGAACAGTTTATCTGGTGAAATTCCACCGGATTTCGGTCGGTCTTCTATGCTCAGAGATTTCCAGGTTTCCCAAAATCATTTTACTGGAAAATTACCAGAGGCTCTATGTTATAACAAGGTATTGCTTGTGATGCTTGCTTTTAATAACAATCTTACCGGTGAACTACCAGAATCTCTTGGAAACTGTAATAGTTTGAGGGCCGTTCGAGTTGAAAAAAACAGGCTTACTGGTAAGATTCCTGATGGTTTGTGGACAGCAAAGAATTTGTCAACTTTCTTGTTAAATGATAACTTGTTAACTGGTCAACTTCCAGAAAGAGTGGCATCAAATTTATCTCAGGTTGATATCAGGAACAACCAGTTTTCAGGTGGATTACCAGCTGAAATGGGTACTTGGTACAATTTAAGGGTATTCAGAGCAAGCAATAATCTCTTTACTGGTAAAATTCCTGAAGAATTGACTGTTCTTCCAAAGTTAACAGAACTTTTGCTGGATGGTAATAAACTATCCGGGAGTTTTCCGTCGAAGATAGTCTCTTGGAATTCTCTTACTACTTTAAAAACCAGCAGAAATCAGATTTCAGGACAAATACCAGCTGCACTTGGCCTTTTACCAAACCTTATTGACTTGGACTTGTCAAGTAACCTGTTATCAGGTGAAATTCCACCTGAGATAGGTAACTTGAAGCTATCCTCACTCAACCTTTCTTCCAATCGCCTAACTGGTAGaataccggttgagttagagaaTGCAGCTTTTGATCGGAGCTTCTTAAGTAACCCTGGTCTTTGTGCAAGTGATCCATCAGTAGGACTTGGCTTTTGCAAGGGGAAAACGGGGAAGTCCGATAAGCTCCCCGTCAAACTTCTTGCTGCTCTTGCAAGTGTAGGTGGAGTAGCAACACTGGTGGCTGCTCTATATAGTTTGTTCGTGTTGAGAAGCTATAGGAAACGAAAGCAAGAATTGGTTTTGACATGGAAGCTCACCTCATTTCACAAGTTAGACTTCACAGAGGCAGATATTGTACCAAATCTTACTGAGAAGAACACAATCGGGAGTGGAGGATCAGGACAAGTCTACCTCGTGCCATTAAACCGTTCAGGAAACTATGTTGCTGTCAAGAAGATTTGGAATAACCAGAAATTGGATCACAAGCTTGAGAAAGAGTTTCTAGCGGAAGTTCAAATATTAGGCACAGTTCGACACTCCAATATAGTGAAACTATTGTGCTGTATATCCAGTGAAGAGTCAAAGCTTCTTGTCTATGAATACATGGAGAGTAGGAGCTTGGATATATGGCTTCAGCAGAATAAGAGGTTAAGCAATGTTTCTGATTTAGTATTGGAATGGCCTAAGAGGCTGCAAATTGCAATTGGAGCTGCTCGAGGCTTGTGCTACATGCACCACGACTGCTCGCCACCTATTATTCATCGCGATGTGAAATCAAGCAATGTCCTTTTGGATTCTTGTTTCAATGCAAAAATTGCAGATTTTGGCCTCGCCAGAATACTGGCCAAGCCTGGAGATAATACAGTGACAGCAGTGGCTGGCTCTTTTGGATACATCGCTCCAG AGTATGCGCGTACAACTAAGGTGAATGAGAAGATTGATGTTTATAGCTTTGGAGTCATCCTTTTGGAACTGGTAACTGGGAAAGAAGCCAATTATGGAGACGAGGACTCGTGCCTTGCGGACTGGGCGTGGCGTCGTATCCAACAAGGATATCCCATAGTCAATGTGTTAGACGAGACGATAAAGGAGCCACAATACTTGGATGAAATGTGCAACGTGTTTAAGCTCGGAATCTTCTGCACTAGCACATTTCCTTCATCAAGGCCGACCATGAAGCAAGTTCTGCAAATCCTGCTCCAATGTAATAATACGCTGGTATctggagagaagaaaaatgaaactgaACGTGATGCTTCACCGCTCCTCAAGAACTCCAGACGGGAGAGGATTGAGGATAATGATGATGTCGGTTTTATATCACTTATATAG